In Aquimarina spinulae, a single window of DNA contains:
- a CDS encoding PKD domain-containing protein: protein MKATSHINQLLFWFLRRTKYTIATQYNCFKKTNQKLYTSGLCLLLLVVAGACSEDESDPDINPPTSKITVSAENIKPGEEVTFTSASTGQVDKIEWIFEGGNISSSNEPTVKVLYANEGSFKATLKVSNSAGSDDDQKTIQVDKTNTGTNLNADFKSNIRNVAVGSEVTFSDMSSGNPNQWSWSFQGGTPNTSTIENPKVVFNQAGVFRISLTVSNDQDSDTEVKDNYISVFEPANAAFTSDVTEIIEGNTVAFTDQSTNAGQWLWTFPGGTPETSTAQNPVVQYNTAGTYSVTLEVSNSDSTNSITKENFIHVKPAIDIISDLIAHYKFDANLTDEVDINNPGIAQGNVTYINDRNGNSNAALSFNGTSGYVNYSNPIPGPDYIGDLTFSFWMNTANINTESTILGLFSSKSYIDIRKVNDQIEYRVIFRGNSVASISITEIVKATIPANSWVHVAIRHKATDVFEIFINNKLSGREEITRAQITEKSENSYMGAKDTGSSDQIEYYEGALDDLRIYTRALTNDEIKVVYEEQ, encoded by the coding sequence ATGAAAGCAACATCGCATATAAACCAATTATTATTTTGGTTTTTGAGGAGGACCAAGTACACTATAGCAACTCAATACAATTGCTTTAAGAAAACAAATCAAAAACTGTATACATCGGGATTATGTTTACTTCTACTTGTGGTAGCAGGAGCATGTAGTGAAGATGAATCAGATCCGGATATAAACCCTCCAACGTCAAAAATTACAGTAAGTGCAGAAAATATAAAGCCAGGAGAAGAAGTTACGTTTACCAGCGCATCAACGGGTCAAGTCGATAAAATCGAATGGATATTTGAGGGAGGAAATATTTCAAGTTCAAACGAACCAACAGTAAAAGTGCTTTATGCGAACGAAGGTAGTTTTAAAGCAACCCTAAAAGTTTCTAATTCGGCAGGATCTGATGATGATCAGAAAACTATTCAGGTAGACAAAACAAATACTGGAACTAATTTAAATGCAGATTTTAAATCAAATATTCGAAATGTAGCTGTTGGTTCTGAAGTAACTTTTTCTGATATGTCATCGGGAAATCCGAATCAATGGAGCTGGTCTTTTCAGGGAGGAACTCCTAATACTTCTACTATCGAGAACCCTAAAGTAGTTTTCAATCAGGCTGGTGTATTTCGAATTTCTTTAACCGTTTCAAACGATCAGGATTCAGATACCGAAGTTAAAGATAACTATATATCTGTTTTTGAACCTGCCAATGCGGCTTTTACTTCTGATGTTACAGAAATTATTGAAGGAAATACAGTTGCATTCACAGATCAATCTACAAATGCAGGGCAATGGTTATGGACTTTCCCTGGCGGAACTCCAGAAACCTCTACAGCACAAAACCCGGTAGTACAATACAATACTGCGGGTACATACTCGGTAACACTAGAGGTAAGTAACAGTGATAGTACAAACTCGATAACAAAAGAAAACTTTATTCATGTCAAACCCGCTATAGATATCATATCAGATTTGATAGCACATTATAAATTTGATGCTAACCTTACGGATGAAGTTGATATTAATAATCCGGGTATTGCACAAGGAAATGTTACCTATATAAATGACCGAAACGGAAACAGTAATGCCGCATTATCTTTTAATGGAACATCAGGCTATGTAAATTATTCGAACCCTATACCTGGTCCGGATTATATAGGAGACTTAACATTTTCGTTTTGGATGAATACAGCAAATATCAATACCGAATCTACCATTTTGGGGTTATTCTCCTCAAAATCATACATCGATATTAGAAAAGTAAATGATCAAATTGAATACAGGGTCATATTTAGAGGTAATTCAGTAGCTTCAATAAGTATCACGGAAATTGTAAAAGCAACGATTCCTGCAAATTCATGGGTACACGTAGCCATACGACATAAAGCTACAGATGTTTTCGAGATTTTTATCAATAATAAACTTTCAGGAAGAGAGGAAATAACAAGAGCACAAATAACTGAAAAGTCTGAAAACTCTTATATGGGAGCAAAAGATACGGGGAGTTCTGATCAAATTGAATACTATGAAGGAGCACTCGATGATCTGCGTATCTATACAAGAGCTTTAACCAATGATGAGATTAAAGTGGTGTATGAAGAACAATAA